A window of the Gorilla gorilla gorilla isolate KB3781 chromosome 8, NHGRI_mGorGor1-v2.1_pri, whole genome shotgun sequence genome harbors these coding sequences:
- the SYT15 gene encoding synaptotagmin-15 isoform X2 yields MATAAASSGQRDRPCQPHARTQLSRPPAVPFVVPPTLQGRDWVPLHSGEWADAAWDPCPASELLPHTPSGGLGDACMVGAIDPELYKFPEDKSETDFPDGCLGRLWFSVEYEQEAERLLVGLIKAQHLQAPSDTCSPLVKLYLLPDERRFLQSKTKRKTSNPQFDEHFIFQVSSKTVTQRVLKFSVYHVDRQRKHQLLGQVLFPLKNETLVGDCRRVIWRDLEAESLEPPSEFGDLQFCLSYNDYLRRLTVVVLRAKGLRLQEDRGIVSVFVKVSLMNHNKFVKCKKTSAVLGSINPVYNETFSFKADATELDTASLSLTVVQNMEGDKSQQLGRVVVGPYMYTRGRELEHWDEMLSKPKELVKRWHALCRTTEP; encoded by the exons ATGGCCACCGCAGCTGCCTCCAGTGGGCAGCGGGACAGGCCCTGCCAGCCGCATGCTAGGACCCAACTGAGCAG GCCACCAGCTGTGCCATTCGTGGTGCCCCCAACCCTTCAAGGCCGAGATTGGGTGCCCCTGCACAGTGGAGAGTGGGCCGATGCCGCATGGGACCCCTGCCCGGCATCAGAGCTGCTGCCTCACACCCCCAGCGGCGGCCTTG GAGATGCATGTATGGTGGGGGCCATCGACCCAGAGCTGTACAAGTTCCCAGAGGACAAAAGTGAGACCGACTTCCCCGACGGCTGCCTGGGGCGGCTGTGGTTCTCGGTGGAATATGAGCAGGAGGCTGAGCGGCTGCTGGTGGGCTTGATCAAGGCACAGCACCTGCAAGCCCCCTCGGATACCTGCAGCCCCCTGGTGAAGCTCTACCTGCTGCCTGATGAGCGGCGCTTCCTCCAATCCAAGACCAAACGCAAAACCTCCAACCCGCAGTTTGACGAGCACTTCATCTTTCAG GTGTCCAGCAAGACTGTCACCCAGAGGGTGCTGAAGTTCTCCGTCTACCACGTGGACAGGCAGAGGAAGCACCAGCTCCTGGGGCAGGTGCTCTTCCCCTTGAAGAATGAGACCCTGGTGGGGGACTGCCGGCGTGTCATCTGGAGAGACCTGGAGGCCGAGAGCCTGGAG CCCCCCTCGGAGTTTGGCGACCTCCAGTTCTGCCTCAGCTACAACGACTACCTGAGACGCCTGACGGTGGTTGTGCTGCGTGCCAAGGGCCTCCGGCTTCAGGAGGACAGAGGCATTGTCA GTGTGTTTGTCAAAGTGTCTCTGATGAACCACAACAAGTTTGTCAAGTGCAAGAAGACTTCAGCTGTGCTGGGCTCCATCAACCCTGTGTACAATGAGACCTTCAGCTTCAAGGCCGATGCCACCGAGCTAGATACCGCTAGCCTCAGCCTGACCGTGGTGCAGAACATGGAAGGGGACA AGAGCCAGCAGCTGGGCCGAGTGGTGGTGGGCCCCTACATGTACACCCGCGGCAGAGAGCTGGAGCACTGGGACGAGATGCTCAGCAAGCCCAAGGAGCTGGTGAAGCGCTGGCATGCGCTCTGCCGCACCACGGAGCCCTGA